Proteins encoded together in one Candidatus Rokuibacteriota bacterium window:
- a CDS encoding hydantoinase B/oxoprolinase family protein, with amino-acid sequence MGRRFDPITTEILWQRLIALVDEASINLVRSSFSTAVREANDYACVLMDARGDAVAQASVSVPSFICTLPISVKHFLRRFPPASLSPGDVLISNDPWMCNGHLPDVNLAAPIFMGRRLVGFAGAGAHWPDVGGNQYSAESRSVFEEGLRIPICKIVERGRENPVVIDFIRNNVNVPDRVLGDMRAQLAALRAMSDGLVRLVREYRLADFGPLAAHIQQLAEAEMRREIRKIPNGRYQGSVETDGFDAPLRLVATVAVEGAKLMVDYTGTSPQTERGLNSVPNFTYAYTAYTLKCLLAPHTPNNEGSFRPISVTAPLGSVLNPRFPAPVNGRTMSGHFLHAPIFKALAAVLPDRVMGESGGCPIWGPMWAGTHRGERFTHLHSANGGLGASVSRDGVSCLPFPSNVPNTPVEITEAAAPLLVECKALRQDSAGAGEYRGGLGQVVAIRVTAAQPVTAALRCDRTRRPAEGLHGGQPGATGRVLINGAVNADPKAKMRLQPGDVLTMETPGGGGFGDPRKRDRGAVEADLRNGLISESAARDIYGLAASPGDP; translated from the coding sequence ATGGGCCGCCGCTTCGATCCGATCACGACCGAGATCCTCTGGCAGCGGCTCATCGCGCTCGTGGACGAGGCGTCGATCAACCTCGTGCGCAGCTCGTTCTCGACCGCGGTGCGCGAAGCGAACGACTACGCTTGCGTGTTGATGGACGCGCGCGGCGATGCCGTGGCGCAGGCGAGCGTGAGCGTGCCCTCGTTCATCTGCACGCTGCCCATCTCCGTGAAGCATTTCCTGCGTCGCTTCCCGCCCGCGTCGCTCTCGCCCGGCGACGTGCTGATCTCGAACGACCCGTGGATGTGCAATGGCCATCTTCCCGACGTCAACCTGGCCGCGCCAATCTTCATGGGCCGCCGCCTCGTCGGCTTCGCCGGCGCGGGCGCCCACTGGCCGGACGTTGGGGGCAACCAGTACTCGGCGGAGTCGCGTTCCGTGTTCGAGGAGGGGTTGCGAATCCCGATCTGCAAGATCGTGGAGCGCGGGCGCGAGAACCCGGTCGTGATCGACTTCATCCGCAACAACGTCAACGTCCCCGACCGTGTGCTCGGCGACATGCGGGCGCAGCTCGCGGCCCTGCGCGCGATGAGCGATGGGCTGGTACGGCTGGTCCGCGAGTATCGCTTGGCCGACTTCGGGCCGCTCGCGGCGCACATCCAGCAGCTCGCCGAGGCGGAGATGCGCCGGGAGATTCGGAAGATCCCCAACGGGCGCTACCAGGGGTCGGTCGAGACGGACGGCTTCGACGCCCCGCTCCGCCTCGTGGCCACCGTCGCGGTCGAGGGGGCGAAGTTGATGGTCGACTACACGGGGACGTCGCCCCAGACCGAGCGCGGGCTCAACAGCGTGCCCAACTTCACCTACGCATACACGGCCTACACCCTCAAGTGCCTGCTGGCGCCGCATACGCCGAACAACGAGGGGAGCTTCCGTCCCATCTCCGTCACCGCCCCGCTCGGCTCGGTGCTGAACCCGCGCTTCCCGGCGCCCGTGAACGGCCGCACGATGTCCGGCCATTTCCTGCACGCGCCGATCTTCAAGGCGCTCGCCGCTGTGCTGCCCGACCGTGTGATGGGCGAGAGCGGGGGGTGTCCGATCTGGGGACCCATGTGGGCGGGCACGCACCGGGGGGAACGCTTCACGCACCTCCATTCGGCGAACGGTGGCCTCGGGGCCTCGGTCTCGCGCGACGGCGTGTCCTGTCTGCCGTTCCCGAGCAACGTGCCCAACACGCCCGTCGAGATCACCGAAGCGGCGGCGCCGCTTCTGGTCGAATGCAAGGCGCTGCGCCAGGACTCCGCGGGGGCCGGGGAGTACCGCGGCGGACTCGGCCAGGTAGTGGCCATCCGCGTCACCGCCGCGCAGCCGGTCACGGCCGCCCTCCGCTGTGACCGCACGCGCCGGCCGGCGGAGGGCCTCCACGGCGGGCAGCCGGGCGCGACGGGCCGGGTGCTGATCAACGGGGCGGTGAATGCGGACCCGAAGGCGAAGATGCGGCTCCAGCCCGGCGACGTGCTGACGATGGAGACGCCGGGCGGCGGCGGATTCGGCGATCCCCGGAAGCGCGACCGCGGCGCGGTCGAGGCGGATCTCCGGAACGGGCTGATCTCCGAGTCGGCGGCGCGCGACATCTACGGCCTCGCCGCGAGTCCCGGGGACCCGTGA
- a CDS encoding ABC transporter permease, with protein sequence MPSLLSLFNGAVYAFLLAPIVLVLVASLTSAGYVSFPPVGLSLRWYAEIGRRHEFVDALMVSLTVAAAVSVVSTVLGVLAALGLVRYRFLGRDLLNALFLSPLMLPGIVIAVAVLQFYARAGVAATPLTLVLGHVIITTPYTVRLAAASLAGFDRSLERAARNLGASPLQTFRRITLPIIAPGVIAGAMFAFIVSFDDVNVALFLSSPQTTTLPVLMFSYSSQETSPILTSASAVLILVVAALVLVIDRLIGVRNVLGAE encoded by the coding sequence CTGCCTTCCCTTCTCTCGCTGTTCAACGGGGCAGTCTACGCATTCCTGCTCGCGCCCATTGTCCTCGTCCTGGTAGCCTCGCTGACCTCGGCCGGATACGTCAGCTTCCCCCCCGTGGGTCTCAGCCTCCGCTGGTACGCGGAGATCGGCCGGCGCCACGAGTTCGTCGATGCGCTGATGGTCAGCCTCACGGTCGCGGCGGCAGTCAGCGTCGTCTCCACGGTCCTCGGGGTGCTGGCGGCCCTGGGCCTCGTCCGTTACCGATTCCTCGGCCGCGATCTCCTGAACGCCCTGTTCCTCTCGCCGCTCATGCTGCCGGGCATCGTCATCGCCGTCGCCGTTCTCCAGTTCTATGCCCGCGCGGGGGTCGCGGCCACGCCGCTCACGCTCGTTCTCGGCCACGTGATCATCACGACGCCCTACACTGTCCGGCTGGCCGCCGCGAGCCTGGCCGGCTTCGACCGGAGCCTCGAGCGTGCCGCCCGGAACCTTGGGGCCAGCCCGCTGCAGACCTTCCGGCGCATCACCCTTCCGATCATCGCCCCCGGCGTCATCGCTGGAGCCATGTTCGCCTTCATCGTGTCCTTCGATGACGTGAACGTGGCGCTGTTCCTCTCGAGCCCGCAGACGACGACCCTGCCGGTGCTCATGTTCAGCTACAGCAGCCAGGAGACCAGCCCGATCCTGACCTCGGCCAGCGCCGTGCTGATCCTCGTCGTCGCTGCACTGGTGCTGGTCATTGACCGCCTGATCGGCGTCAGGAACGTGCTGGGCGCGGAATGA
- a CDS encoding amidohydrolase family protein: MRLVLLGGQVITGDGTRWERGVVVVDGETISEIADALAYRGRPEDRVIDLEGHTVLPGIIDCHAHLTLDGGPNNVQQARADTRPWATIRALRNAAAALSAGVTTLRDAGGDGEVVFAVRDAIARGLATGPRVVACGRPVCITGGHGWWIPGLEADGPAAVRQGVRSLVKGGADAIKLMATGGLTEVSPDVGMRASQMEEDELAAGVAEARKAGRRTPAHAHGAEGARRAARAGVDSIDHGIFLDDEACGIIAERGAWYTPTLRATAPSPLKTVDAGCPAHIVERHRIAQGHHAESFRRALRAGVRIGYGTDSGSTGNTHGENLAELALMVDLGLPPLAALHCATAGAARLLGLDDRLGTLAPGKQADLIVARGDVLADIRSLADPHTVRAVVRGGEIVVAKDGLVARNTLTAKDCH, encoded by the coding sequence ATGCGGCTCGTTCTGCTTGGGGGGCAGGTGATCACCGGTGACGGCACGCGATGGGAGCGCGGCGTGGTCGTCGTCGACGGCGAGACCATCTCGGAAATCGCCGACGCGCTGGCCTATCGGGGCCGTCCAGAAGATCGAGTGATCGATCTCGAAGGACACACGGTGCTGCCCGGGATCATCGACTGCCACGCCCACCTGACGCTCGACGGCGGCCCGAACAACGTGCAGCAGGCGCGCGCGGACACGCGCCCGTGGGCGACCATCCGCGCCCTCCGGAATGCGGCGGCCGCTCTCTCCGCGGGCGTCACGACGCTCCGGGATGCGGGGGGTGACGGTGAGGTCGTGTTCGCTGTGCGCGACGCGATCGCGCGCGGGCTCGCGACGGGGCCTCGGGTGGTGGCGTGCGGCCGCCCCGTCTGCATCACGGGTGGTCACGGGTGGTGGATCCCGGGGCTCGAGGCCGACGGGCCGGCGGCCGTGCGGCAGGGCGTGCGGAGCCTCGTGAAGGGCGGGGCCGACGCGATCAAGCTGATGGCGACGGGCGGGCTCACGGAGGTGTCGCCGGACGTGGGGATGCGCGCCTCGCAGATGGAGGAGGACGAGCTTGCGGCGGGCGTGGCCGAGGCGCGCAAGGCGGGCCGGCGAACGCCCGCGCATGCGCACGGCGCGGAAGGGGCCAGGCGGGCGGCGCGGGCGGGGGTCGACTCGATCGACCACGGGATCTTCCTCGACGACGAGGCCTGCGGGATCATCGCCGAGCGCGGCGCGTGGTACACGCCGACGTTGCGCGCGACCGCGCCGTCGCCGCTGAAGACCGTCGATGCGGGCTGCCCGGCGCACATCGTCGAACGTCATCGGATCGCCCAGGGCCATCACGCCGAAAGCTTCCGGCGTGCACTGCGGGCGGGCGTGCGCATCGGTTACGGAACTGACTCGGGATCCACCGGCAACACCCACGGCGAGAACCTTGCCGAGCTCGCGTTGATGGTGGACCTCGGGCTGCCTCCGCTGGCGGCGCTCCACTGCGCCACGGCCGGCGCCGCGCGGCTGCTCGGCCTCGACGATCGGCTCGGCACCCTCGCGCCGGGCAAGCAGGCCGATCTCATCGTCGCCCGCGGGGACGTGCTGGCCGACATCCGTTCCCTGGCCGATCCGCACACCGTACGCGCGGTCGTTCGCGGCGGCGAGATCGTCGTCGCGAAGGACGGGCTCGTTGCCAGGAACACCCTCACCGCCAAGGACTGCCACTGA
- a CDS encoding ABC transporter permease codes for MTPSRDEAIIEREAAEARPVSAPLAESSGDEDAPAPRLWAARLVLATVILGLWEAIGGRWVDLFWMSKPSLIIKDLIVQVRTGEIVVHLAATLEEMAIGLVVGGGVGVFLGLVLGRRRVLADVLNPFIIALYSLPKVALAPLFILWFGIDLLSKVILVAVIVAFLVFFNTYSGVREVNPNLLNVLRVMGATNQEIFRQVILPSAGSWILTGFRIAVPYALIGAVVGELMASSKGIGYRLTYAAQMFDTTRVFTALLVLMLVAAVLNEVVTRIEAWALRWKAKG; via the coding sequence GTGACGCCGAGCCGCGACGAGGCGATCATCGAGCGCGAGGCGGCTGAGGCGCGTCCCGTGTCCGCCCCGCTGGCCGAGAGCTCGGGCGACGAGGACGCCCCCGCGCCGCGACTCTGGGCGGCCCGGCTCGTGCTCGCCACCGTGATCCTCGGACTCTGGGAGGCCATCGGCGGGCGGTGGGTCGATCTCTTCTGGATGAGTAAGCCCTCGCTCATCATCAAGGACCTGATCGTGCAGGTGCGGACGGGCGAGATCGTCGTTCACCTCGCCGCGACGCTCGAGGAGATGGCCATCGGACTCGTCGTCGGCGGCGGCGTCGGGGTCTTCCTCGGCCTCGTGCTCGGGCGCCGTCGGGTGCTCGCCGACGTCCTCAACCCGTTCATCATCGCCCTCTACAGCCTGCCGAAGGTCGCCCTGGCGCCCCTGTTCATCCTGTGGTTCGGGATCGACCTGCTGTCGAAGGTCATTCTCGTAGCTGTCATCGTCGCCTTCCTCGTGTTCTTCAACACCTATTCCGGCGTGCGCGAGGTGAATCCGAACCTGCTCAACGTGCTCCGCGTGATGGGTGCCACCAACCAGGAGATCTTCCGGCAGGTGATCCTGCCATCGGCCGGCTCCTGGATCCTGACCGGATTCCGCATCGCCGTGCCCTACGCGCTGATCGGCGCCGTCGTCGGCGAGCTGATGGCATCGAGCAAGGGCATCGGCTACCGGCTGACGTACGCCGCCCAGATGTTCGACACCACCCGTGTCTTCACGGCGCTCCTCGTTCTCATGCTCGTGGCCGCCGTGCTCAACGAGGTCGTGACCCGCATCGAGGCGTGGGCGCTGCGCTGGAAAGCGAAGGGATAA
- a CDS encoding LLM class F420-dependent oxidoreductase, protein MKIGVVLPQTEIGNDPAAIKAYAEAVEEMGFTHILVFDHVLGVNPDRPGGWKGPYTYRHGFHEPFVLFGFLAAATRRVELVTGIIILPQRQTALVAKQAAAVDVLSGGRLRLGVAVGWNPVEFEALGEDFSTRGRRIEEQVEVMRALWTRELVTFAGKRHRISDAGLNPLPVQRPIPVWMGGESEVVRQRMARIADGWMPHFRPGAPAQATVDRLHGMIRDAGRDPKAFGIEGRMTLPQIPPADWRKELEGWRAMRGISHLCIHTSGMGLATPADHVETLRRFRETVGLP, encoded by the coding sequence ATGAAGATCGGCGTCGTGCTGCCGCAGACCGAGATCGGGAACGACCCGGCCGCCATCAAGGCGTATGCGGAGGCCGTCGAGGAGATGGGCTTCACGCATATCCTGGTCTTCGACCACGTGCTGGGCGTCAATCCAGATCGCCCGGGCGGGTGGAAGGGGCCCTACACGTATCGCCACGGTTTCCACGAGCCCTTCGTGCTCTTCGGATTCCTGGCCGCCGCCACGCGCCGGGTCGAGCTGGTGACGGGCATCATCATCCTGCCGCAGCGGCAGACCGCGCTGGTCGCCAAGCAGGCCGCGGCCGTCGACGTACTCTCGGGGGGGCGGCTGCGGCTCGGGGTTGCCGTCGGCTGGAACCCGGTCGAGTTCGAGGCGCTCGGCGAGGATTTCTCGACCCGGGGCCGGCGGATCGAGGAGCAGGTCGAGGTGATGCGTGCGCTCTGGACGCGGGAGCTGGTGACGTTCGCGGGGAAGCGCCATCGGATCTCCGACGCCGGCCTCAACCCGCTCCCGGTGCAGCGACCGATCCCGGTGTGGATGGGCGGCGAGAGCGAGGTCGTCCGGCAGCGGATGGCCCGTATCGCCGACGGATGGATGCCCCACTTCCGGCCCGGCGCGCCGGCGCAGGCCACCGTCGATCGGCTCCACGGCATGATCCGCGACGCCGGCCGCGACCCGAAGGCGTTCGGGATCGAGGGCCGCATGACGCTGCCCCAGATCCCGCCGGCGGACTGGCGCAAGGAGCTGGAGGGATGGCGCGCGATGCGCGGGATCAGCCACCTCTGCATCCACACCTCCGGGATGGGGCTGGCGACGCCGGCCGATCACGTCGAGACGCTGCGCCGCTTCCGGGAGACCGTCGGCCTCCCGTAG
- a CDS encoding ABC transporter ATP-binding protein, whose protein sequence is MAAAPPVIELRGVAKTFVTKGRALAALADVSFSVAPGEFIAIVGPSGCGKSTLLNLIAGLGGAVTGQVLYRGAPVQTVNTGVGYVTQDDNLLPWKTAAGNVGVALGLRIRRMPPGERSRRVRAYLDKMNLTGFEHYYPAELSGGMRKRVALARALVYDPETLLMDEPFGALDAQLKLVLQDELLRIWEATRKTVVFVTHDLSEALILADRVVVLTGRPGRVKLIREVDLPRPRDAFQVRFTEHFGRLHRELWDALKAEVRKGEDV, encoded by the coding sequence GTGGCCGCGGCGCCTCCCGTCATCGAGCTTCGCGGCGTGGCGAAGACGTTCGTGACGAAGGGGCGGGCCCTGGCCGCGCTGGCGGACGTCAGCTTCTCCGTCGCGCCCGGCGAGTTCATCGCCATTGTCGGGCCCAGCGGATGCGGGAAGTCCACGCTCCTGAACCTGATCGCCGGGCTCGGCGGCGCAGTGACGGGGCAGGTACTGTATCGCGGTGCGCCCGTCCAGACCGTGAACACGGGTGTCGGCTACGTCACGCAGGACGACAACCTCCTGCCATGGAAGACGGCCGCGGGCAACGTCGGGGTCGCGCTCGGGCTCCGCATCCGGAGGATGCCGCCGGGTGAGCGCAGCCGCCGGGTGCGCGCTTATCTCGACAAGATGAACCTCACGGGCTTCGAGCACTACTACCCGGCGGAGCTGAGCGGCGGGATGCGCAAGCGAGTCGCCCTGGCCCGGGCGCTCGTCTACGATCCCGAGACGCTGCTCATGGACGAGCCCTTCGGCGCGCTCGACGCCCAGCTGAAGCTCGTCCTTCAGGACGAGCTCCTTCGCATCTGGGAGGCCACAAGGAAGACCGTTGTCTTCGTCACCCACGACCTGTCCGAGGCGCTGATCCTCGCGGACCGCGTGGTCGTGCTGACGGGGCGCCCCGGCCGGGTGAAGCTGATCCGCGAGGTCGACCTGCCGCGGCCACGGGACGCCTTCCAGGTGCGCTTCACCGAGCACTTTGGGCGGCTCCACCGGGAGCTGTGGGACGCGCTCAAGGCGGAAGTGCGGAAAGGGGAGGACGTGTGA
- a CDS encoding ABC transporter substrate-binding protein produces MRRSLGIATLAALLLVTAAGVTRAESIRIGCPAALPLYYLPASVADSQGFFRKEGLTVEMINLVGSDAAKALLAKSVDVSCNSLDHAIKAAAQGQQLKMIVAFQRTPAMALLVLNKHRDQIKSVRDLKGRAVGISVVGASAHLMLRYVLDRAGLGERDVRLVSVPGPAFIAAMKQGQIDAGMNFEPFVTRLIREGVAFPLLDLRPVKAAEAVMGGPEFVHTGMLARAETIRDRPATIQKVVNAIVRAHRWIQEHSPADIANALPDLKDKEDFITAMGTLKDAYYPAGVPTEAGVIKTIGFHRAVGTLTADQRLDPRALLDTTFVLKASAP; encoded by the coding sequence ATGAGACGCTCGCTTGGGATCGCAACGCTTGCCGCGCTGTTGCTGGTCACGGCCGCCGGCGTTACTCGTGCGGAGTCGATCAGGATCGGCTGCCCGGCCGCCCTGCCGCTGTACTACCTGCCAGCCAGCGTGGCCGACTCTCAGGGATTCTTCCGCAAGGAAGGGCTGACCGTCGAGATGATCAACCTGGTCGGCTCCGACGCCGCGAAGGCGCTCCTGGCCAAGAGCGTCGACGTCAGCTGCAACTCGCTCGATCATGCAATCAAGGCGGCCGCCCAGGGCCAGCAGCTGAAGATGATCGTGGCGTTCCAGCGGACGCCGGCGATGGCGCTGCTCGTCCTGAACAAGCACCGCGACCAGATCAAGTCCGTCCGCGACCTCAAAGGCCGCGCCGTCGGCATCTCGGTGGTGGGGGCGAGCGCGCACCTGATGCTGCGGTACGTCCTCGACCGGGCCGGGCTCGGCGAAAGGGACGTCCGGCTCGTCTCCGTGCCGGGCCCCGCATTCATCGCGGCGATGAAGCAGGGCCAGATCGACGCGGGCATGAACTTCGAGCCGTTCGTCACGCGCTTGATCCGCGAGGGCGTGGCGTTCCCGCTGCTCGACCTGCGCCCCGTGAAAGCCGCCGAGGCCGTGATGGGTGGCCCGGAGTTCGTCCACACCGGGATGCTGGCGCGGGCGGAGACGATCCGCGACCGGCCGGCGACGATCCAGAAGGTGGTCAACGCGATCGTCCGCGCCCACCGGTGGATCCAGGAGCACTCGCCAGCCGACATCGCGAACGCCCTCCCCGACCTCAAGGACAAGGAGGACTTCATCACCGCGATGGGCACGCTCAAGGATGCCTACTACCCGGCGGGGGTGCCAACGGAGGCGGGCGTGATCAAGACCATCGGGTTCCACCGGGCGGTCGGCACCTTGACGGCCGATCAGCGGCTCGACCCGCGCGCCCTGCTCGACACGACGTTCGTGCTCAAGGCGTCGGCGCCGTAG
- a CDS encoding GntR family transcriptional regulator yields MRRGATDIARVLEEDIVAGRLRPRERLVETELAQRFQTSRAPVREALRLLESDRLVIKPPAKGVRVADLSLEEAEEIFVILGTLQGLAARLAARRMSPADLRRLEQTLRKMERLGTATDLHGYFDLNLVFHDLIGRAARNQKLQRLTDSLGKQASRYRFAAMAGDGRVAKSIREHRAILEAIRAGKGRLAFKIAEESAAGAFKALRRARTRPDSPVLLG; encoded by the coding sequence GTGCGCAGAGGTGCGACCGACATCGCGCGCGTCCTGGAAGAAGACATCGTGGCCGGGCGGCTCCGGCCGCGCGAGCGGCTGGTGGAGACGGAGCTCGCGCAGCGCTTCCAGACGAGCCGAGCGCCGGTGCGCGAGGCGCTGCGGCTCCTCGAATCCGACCGGCTCGTTATCAAGCCGCCGGCCAAGGGCGTGCGCGTCGCCGACCTTTCGCTCGAAGAGGCCGAGGAGATATTCGTGATTCTCGGGACGCTGCAGGGGCTGGCCGCGAGGCTCGCGGCCCGCAGGATGTCCCCGGCCGACCTGAGACGCCTCGAGCAGACACTCAGGAAGATGGAGCGACTCGGCACCGCGACGGACCTCCACGGCTATTTCGACCTCAATCTCGTCTTTCACGATCTGATCGGCCGGGCGGCTCGGAACCAGAAGCTGCAGCGGCTGACCGACAGCCTCGGCAAGCAGGCGAGCCGCTACCGGTTCGCGGCGATGGCGGGCGACGGGCGCGTGGCGAAGTCCATTCGCGAGCATCGGGCGATCTTGGAGGCGATCCGGGCTGGCAAGGGGCGCCTGGCTTTCAAGATCGCCGAAGAGAGCGCGGCCGGCGCCTTCAAGGCCCTCCGCCGCGCGCGCACGCGGCCGGATTCCCCCGTCCTTCTCGGCTGA
- a CDS encoding ABC transporter ATP-binding protein codes for MASGECMALLGPSGCGKTTTLNLIAGFLDPDAGSILIDGTSVERVPAHQRNIGMVFQNYALFPHMSVAANVAFGLEMRGVARGETRSRVAEALELVHLTGMEKRYPKQLSGGQQQRVALARALVIRPSVLLFDEPLSNLDAGLRQEMRFEIRAIQKAVGITTIFVTHDQEEALVIADRLAVVNFGKVEQVGTPSEVYGSPRTVFVARFLGQANLFRGTVRRRDEGGGVVETASGLRLAVGRPSGSETGDQVTVVVRPESIDVTSEPTPAQNCFPATVRQVTYLGATIQLSLAFGDMTVQVWSKAEGAIQPTPGERVFVNWPAERALVVEDGTR; via the coding sequence ATGGCGTCCGGCGAGTGCATGGCGCTGCTCGGGCCCTCCGGCTGCGGCAAGACGACGACGCTGAACCTCATCGCGGGGTTCCTCGATCCCGACGCCGGCTCGATCCTGATCGACGGCACATCGGTGGAGCGAGTGCCGGCCCACCAGCGCAACATCGGGATGGTCTTTCAGAACTACGCCCTGTTCCCACACATGTCAGTGGCCGCGAATGTGGCCTTCGGGCTGGAGATGCGCGGGGTGGCTCGCGGCGAGACCCGCTCGCGCGTGGCCGAGGCGCTGGAGCTCGTCCATCTCACAGGCATGGAGAAACGGTACCCGAAGCAGTTGTCGGGCGGGCAGCAACAACGGGTGGCCCTGGCGCGGGCGCTGGTCATCAGGCCGAGCGTGCTCCTCTTCGACGAACCGCTCAGCAACCTGGACGCCGGCCTGCGGCAGGAAATGCGCTTCGAGATCCGCGCGATCCAGAAGGCGGTGGGGATCACGACGATCTTCGTGACTCACGATCAGGAGGAGGCGCTGGTCATCGCCGACCGCCTGGCCGTCGTGAACTTCGGCAAGGTGGAGCAAGTGGGGACCCCTTCCGAAGTCTACGGTTCGCCCCGTACCGTCTTCGTGGCCCGGTTCCTCGGCCAGGCGAATCTGTTTCGGGGGACGGTTCGGCGGCGAGACGAGGGCGGCGGCGTCGTGGAGACCGCGTCGGGGCTGCGACTCGCCGTCGGCCGGCCCTCCGGGAGCGAGACGGGGGATCAGGTCACGGTCGTGGTCAGACCGGAGAGTATCGACGTGACCTCGGAACCGACGCCGGCCCAGAACTGCTTCCCCGCCACGGTCCGGCAGGTCACCTACCTTGGCGCCACCATCCAGCTCTCGCTCGCCTTCGGCGACATGACGGTCCAGGTGTGGTCCAAGGCGGAAGGGGCGATCCAGCCGACACCTGGTGAACGGGTCTTCGTCAACTGGCCCGCCGAACGAGCGCTGGTGGTGGAGGACGGTACGAGATGA
- a CDS encoding ABC transporter permease produces MSGGVTVGSVLHPASARRRRRPPLEYRHWALVGPALFLFLALLVSPMLNLLAQSFLEFRPNVGIIPRLTVANYTTFLTDPFYLGVLARTLRLAVIVAVVCVAVGYPVAYQLARTEGRRRAYLTLVVASPLLISVIVRTFGWLVILGPNGLINALLQWLHLIDEPQRLLFTEGAVVVGLVHVFLPFMILSITASLERIDPSLERAARNLGASPRRAFWRITLPLSLPGVLAGTVIVFALSTSAFVTPAILGGSQIKVMSALIYQQNLLLLNWPFGGAMSVIILLITSGVTLGYTRLLEGGRYRVVFQ; encoded by the coding sequence ATGAGCGGGGGCGTCACCGTCGGGAGCGTGCTCCATCCGGCTTCGGCGAGACGGAGGCGGCGCCCGCCGCTCGAATACCGGCACTGGGCGCTGGTCGGGCCGGCCCTGTTCCTGTTCCTGGCCTTGCTCGTCTCGCCGATGCTCAACCTGCTGGCCCAGAGCTTCCTCGAGTTTCGCCCGAACGTCGGCATCATCCCACGTCTCACGGTCGCCAACTACACGACCTTCCTGACGGATCCCTTCTACCTGGGCGTGCTTGCCCGCACCTTGCGGCTGGCGGTCATCGTCGCGGTGGTGTGCGTTGCGGTGGGCTACCCGGTGGCGTACCAGCTGGCGCGGACGGAGGGACGCCGGCGGGCGTACCTGACCCTCGTGGTCGCGTCGCCGCTCCTCATCAGCGTCATCGTTCGCACCTTTGGCTGGCTCGTGATCCTCGGGCCCAATGGCCTGATCAACGCACTCCTCCAGTGGCTGCACCTGATCGACGAGCCGCAGAGATTGCTCTTCACCGAAGGAGCGGTCGTCGTGGGGCTCGTGCACGTCTTCCTTCCCTTCATGATCCTCTCGATCACGGCGTCGCTGGAGCGCATCGACCCGAGTCTGGAGCGGGCGGCGCGCAACCTCGGGGCCAGCCCGCGGCGGGCCTTCTGGCGCATCACCCTGCCGCTCAGTCTGCCCGGTGTGCTGGCCGGCACCGTCATCGTCTTCGCGCTCAGCACCAGCGCCTTCGTGACCCCGGCCATCCTGGGCGGCTCGCAGATCAAGGTCATGTCGGCGCTGATCTACCAGCAGAACCTGCTGCTCCTGAACTGGCCCTTCGGCGGGGCCATGTCGGTCATCATCCTGTTGATCACCAGTGGGGTCACCCTGGGCTACACGAGGCTGCTGGAGGGTGGCCGATATCGGGTGGTGTTCCAGTGA